From one Gadus morhua chromosome 8, gadMor3.0, whole genome shotgun sequence genomic stretch:
- the buc gene encoding bucky ball isoform X4 — translation MRSKAKGGPKTTPHLKVIKGIIFGRLLAPKVIKGRRQTLTCCSKCVHSSTTNPLRNLITNMDYPPHSLGSLLPHHHPIVDHSRSRYRGRPPSQPYYLFQWNLNPYHRYGQALSALPCVRPHMARRPNMYPGYGTSQDIGCPADYKRGFNSHSSSPVAPGFHRGYARKMGMSADQRDPRDPLCKLVERLDRLSTKEEENGDGEEEYLPKAPPPGRGTPWYPGMGELKETGVDPQEHRPLREQGPWALKAGPRPPQSRAAVSGIQGAFPLDSSSANEEEEEPLCLVGAGRLSVWSSSIDGQSSGEDVGPADVSESALNLNTNQAVTTGGGRTTTERKTAVRRSLGDGGKEICVPLSASQSESPEADTDVCACCGASLEEEDDCPGDPGEHLHGSPFEAAHAGMACSFVEEMETNDMRDGAEVMGSCLMPGQLAQHHYWYPCVCPPNPHALPPLGPRHPTRRLWNRAAGQCPCGELEGAPRTIHDPKGNRGYERAPHDWPPSGLRSKAKDNKQKKKRGGAQHRSYEAGETVVPNTGHGLPDHIEAQMIKALSKTKGLLGKASPGICPGEQTASTKRPRTLIIAGEEVTQCCAQRVH, via the exons ATGCGCAGCAAAGCCAAGGGAGGTCCCAAAACTACTCCGCACCTGAAAGTAATAAAGGGGATTATCTTTGGACGGCTATTGGCGCCCAAGGTGATAAAGGGGCGACGCCAGACTCTGACGTGTTGCTCTAAATGTGTGCACTCATCAACCACTAATCCACTACGAAACCTTATCACTA ACATGGATTATCCTCCTCACTCTCTGGGTTCACttctcccccaccatcaccccatTGTTGACCACTCAAGATCACGTTACCGTGGTCGACCGCCAAGCCAACCTTATTACTTGTTCCAATGGAATTTGAATCCATACCACCGGTACGGCCAGGCTTTATCGG CTCTGCCCTGCGTGCGTCCACACATGGCCCGGCGCCCCAACATGTATCCTGGGTATGGGACGTCCCAGGACATTGGCTGCCCTGCAGACTATAAACGGGGGTTTAACTCTCACAGCTCCTCGCCTGTTGCCCCAGGTTTTCAT AGGGGCTATGCAAGGAAAATGGGAATGTCAGCGGATCAGAGGGACCCGAGGGATCCGCTCTGCAAGCTGGTTGAGCGTCTGGACAGGCTGAGcacgaaggaggaggagaatggggacggggaggaggaatACCTTCCCAAGGCTCCTCCACCTGGCCGGGGGACGCCTTGGTACCCCGGTATGGGAGAGCTGAAGGAGACAG GTGTGGACCCCCAGGAGCACCGCCCCCTCAGGGAGCAGGGCCCCTGGGCCCTGAAGGCCGGCCCCCGCCCGCCCCAAAGCCGGGCGGCGGTCTCTGGGATCCAGGGGGCCTTTCCCCTCGACAGCTCTTCGgcaaatgaggaagaggaggagccgcTCTGCCTG GTGGGCGCCGGGCGCCTGAGTGTCTGGAGTTCATCCATCGACGGACAATCCTCCGGGGAGGACGTCGGCCCCGCGGACGTCTCTGAAAGCGCGCTGAACCTCAACACCAACCAGGCCGTGACCACGGGCGGTGGCAGGACGACCACGGAGAGGAAAACCGCCGTCCGCCGCTCTTTGGGAGACGGGGGAAAGGAAATCTGTGTCCCGCTGTCGGCCTCCCAGTCTGAGAGTCCTGAGGCCGACACGGACGTCTGCGCTTGCTGCGGCGCCAgcctggaggaggaagacgactgCCCCGGCGACCCAGGGGAACACCTCCATGGAAGCCCGTTTGAGGCTGCTCACGCGGGAATGGCGTGCAGCTTTGTGGAAGAGATGGAAACCAATGATATGAGGGACGGCGCAGAGGTGATGGGGAGCTGTCTGATGCCCGGCCAGCTGGCGCAGCATCATTACTGgtacccctgtgtgtgtccccctaACCCCCATGCCCTTCCACCTCTTGGTCCTCGTCATCCGACCAGAAG GTTGTGGAACAGAGCAGCAGGTCAGTGCCCATGTGGTGAGCTGGAAGGGGCTCCACGCACCATTCATGACCCTAAGGGGAACCGAGGCTATGAGCGAGCCCCCCACGACTGGCCCCCCTCTGGCCTGAGGAGCAAAGCTAAGGACAACAAACAGAAGAAAAAGAGGGGCGGAGCTCAGCACAGGAGTTATGAAG CTGGGGAAACGGTTGTTCCAAATACAGGCCATGGTCTTCCAGACCATATCGAGGCCCAGATGATCAAG GCTCTCTCCAAAACGAAAGGCCTCCTTGGGAAAGCTTCTCCAGGAATATGCCCTGGAGAGCAGACCGCCAGTACAAAGAGGCCCCGGACTCTCATTATTGCAGGGGAAGAGGTAACACAATGCTGTGCACAGAG GGTCCACTAA
- the buc gene encoding bucky ball isoform X1, with product MRSKAKGGPKTTPHLKVIKGIIFGRLLAPKVIKGRRQTLTCCSKCVHSSTTNPLRNLITNMDYPPHSLGSLLPHHHPIVDHSRSRYRGRPPSQPYYLFQWNLNPYHRYGQALSALPCVRPHMARRPNMYPGYGTSQDIGCPADYKRGFNSHSSSPVAPGFHRGYARKMGMSADQRDPRDPLCKLVERLDRLSTKEEENGDGEEEYLPKAPPPGRGTPWYPGMGELKETGVDPQEHRPLREQGPWALKAGPRPPQSRAAVSGIQGAFPLDSSSANEEEEEPLCLVGAGRLSVWSSSIDGQSSGEDVGPADVSESALNLNTNQAVTTGGGRTTTERKTAVRRSLGDGGKEICVPLSASQSESPEADTDVCACCGASLEEEDDCPGDPGEHLHGSPFEAAHAGMACSFVEEMETNDMRDGAEVMGSCLMPGQLAQHHYWYPCVCPPNPHALPPLGPRHPTRRLWNRAAGQCPCGELEGAPRTIHDPKGNRGYERAPHDWPPSGLRSKAKDNKQKKKRGGAQHRSYEDSWGNGCSKYRPWSSRPYRGPDDQGSLQNERPPWESFSRNMPWRADRQYKEAPDSHYCRGRGNTMLCTEGPLKEEAFYNKYWPWPIITLLPNILPNSMGITEYMHAEV from the exons ATGCGCAGCAAAGCCAAGGGAGGTCCCAAAACTACTCCGCACCTGAAAGTAATAAAGGGGATTATCTTTGGACGGCTATTGGCGCCCAAGGTGATAAAGGGGCGACGCCAGACTCTGACGTGTTGCTCTAAATGTGTGCACTCATCAACCACTAATCCACTACGAAACCTTATCACTA ACATGGATTATCCTCCTCACTCTCTGGGTTCACttctcccccaccatcaccccatTGTTGACCACTCAAGATCACGTTACCGTGGTCGACCGCCAAGCCAACCTTATTACTTGTTCCAATGGAATTTGAATCCATACCACCGGTACGGCCAGGCTTTATCGG CTCTGCCCTGCGTGCGTCCACACATGGCCCGGCGCCCCAACATGTATCCTGGGTATGGGACGTCCCAGGACATTGGCTGCCCTGCAGACTATAAACGGGGGTTTAACTCTCACAGCTCCTCGCCTGTTGCCCCAGGTTTTCAT AGGGGCTATGCAAGGAAAATGGGAATGTCAGCGGATCAGAGGGACCCGAGGGATCCGCTCTGCAAGCTGGTTGAGCGTCTGGACAGGCTGAGcacgaaggaggaggagaatggggacggggaggaggaatACCTTCCCAAGGCTCCTCCACCTGGCCGGGGGACGCCTTGGTACCCCGGTATGGGAGAGCTGAAGGAGACAG GTGTGGACCCCCAGGAGCACCGCCCCCTCAGGGAGCAGGGCCCCTGGGCCCTGAAGGCCGGCCCCCGCCCGCCCCAAAGCCGGGCGGCGGTCTCTGGGATCCAGGGGGCCTTTCCCCTCGACAGCTCTTCGgcaaatgaggaagaggaggagccgcTCTGCCTG GTGGGCGCCGGGCGCCTGAGTGTCTGGAGTTCATCCATCGACGGACAATCCTCCGGGGAGGACGTCGGCCCCGCGGACGTCTCTGAAAGCGCGCTGAACCTCAACACCAACCAGGCCGTGACCACGGGCGGTGGCAGGACGACCACGGAGAGGAAAACCGCCGTCCGCCGCTCTTTGGGAGACGGGGGAAAGGAAATCTGTGTCCCGCTGTCGGCCTCCCAGTCTGAGAGTCCTGAGGCCGACACGGACGTCTGCGCTTGCTGCGGCGCCAgcctggaggaggaagacgactgCCCCGGCGACCCAGGGGAACACCTCCATGGAAGCCCGTTTGAGGCTGCTCACGCGGGAATGGCGTGCAGCTTTGTGGAAGAGATGGAAACCAATGATATGAGGGACGGCGCAGAGGTGATGGGGAGCTGTCTGATGCCCGGCCAGCTGGCGCAGCATCATTACTGgtacccctgtgtgtgtccccctaACCCCCATGCCCTTCCACCTCTTGGTCCTCGTCATCCGACCAGAAG GTTGTGGAACAGAGCAGCAGGTCAGTGCCCATGTGGTGAGCTGGAAGGGGCTCCACGCACCATTCATGACCCTAAGGGGAACCGAGGCTATGAGCGAGCCCCCCACGACTGGCCCCCCTCTGGCCTGAGGAGCAAAGCTAAGGACAACAAACAGAAGAAAAAGAGGGGCGGAGCTCAGCACAGGAGTTATGAAG ACAGCTGGGGAAACGGTTGTTCCAAATACAGGCCATGGTCTTCCAGACCATATCGAGGCCCAGATGATCAAG GCTCTCTCCAAAACGAAAGGCCTCCTTGGGAAAGCTTCTCCAGGAATATGCCCTGGAGAGCAGACCGCCAGTACAAAGAGGCCCCGGACTCTCATTATTGCAGGGGAAGAGGTAACACAATGCTGTGCACAGAG GGTCCACTAAAAGAAGAGGCATTCTACAATAAATATTGGCCCTGGCCTATTATTACACTTCTTCCTAATATACTTCCTAATTCAATGGGCATAACAGAGTACATGCATGCCGAGGTTTAA
- the buc gene encoding bucky ball isoform X2 — MRSKAKGGPKTTPHLKVIKGIIFGRLLAPKVIKGRRQTLTCCSKCVHSSTTNPLRNLITNMDYPPHSLGSLLPHHHPIVDHSRSRYRGRPPSQPYYLFQWNLNPYHRYGQALSALPCVRPHMARRPNMYPGYGTSQDIGCPADYKRGFNSHSSSPVAPGFHRGYARKMGMSADQRDPRDPLCKLVERLDRLSTKEEENGDGEEEYLPKAPPPGRGTPWYPGMGELKETGVDPQEHRPLREQGPWALKAGPRPPQSRAAVSGIQGAFPLDSSSANEEEEEPLCLVGAGRLSVWSSSIDGQSSGEDVGPADVSESALNLNTNQAVTTGGGRTTTERKTAVRRSLGDGGKEICVPLSASQSESPEADTDVCACCGASLEEEDDCPGDPGEHLHGSPFEAAHAGMACSFVEEMETNDMRDGAEVMGSCLMPGQLAQHHYWYPCVCPPNPHALPPLGPRHPTRRLWNRAAGQCPCGELEGAPRTIHDPKGNRGYERAPHDWPPSGLRSKAKDNKQKKKRGGAQHRSYEAGETVVPNTGHGLPDHIEAQMIKALSKTKGLLGKASPGICPGEQTASTKRPRTLIIAGEEGPLKEEAFYNKYWPWPIITLLPNILPNSMGITEYMHAEV; from the exons ATGCGCAGCAAAGCCAAGGGAGGTCCCAAAACTACTCCGCACCTGAAAGTAATAAAGGGGATTATCTTTGGACGGCTATTGGCGCCCAAGGTGATAAAGGGGCGACGCCAGACTCTGACGTGTTGCTCTAAATGTGTGCACTCATCAACCACTAATCCACTACGAAACCTTATCACTA ACATGGATTATCCTCCTCACTCTCTGGGTTCACttctcccccaccatcaccccatTGTTGACCACTCAAGATCACGTTACCGTGGTCGACCGCCAAGCCAACCTTATTACTTGTTCCAATGGAATTTGAATCCATACCACCGGTACGGCCAGGCTTTATCGG CTCTGCCCTGCGTGCGTCCACACATGGCCCGGCGCCCCAACATGTATCCTGGGTATGGGACGTCCCAGGACATTGGCTGCCCTGCAGACTATAAACGGGGGTTTAACTCTCACAGCTCCTCGCCTGTTGCCCCAGGTTTTCAT AGGGGCTATGCAAGGAAAATGGGAATGTCAGCGGATCAGAGGGACCCGAGGGATCCGCTCTGCAAGCTGGTTGAGCGTCTGGACAGGCTGAGcacgaaggaggaggagaatggggacggggaggaggaatACCTTCCCAAGGCTCCTCCACCTGGCCGGGGGACGCCTTGGTACCCCGGTATGGGAGAGCTGAAGGAGACAG GTGTGGACCCCCAGGAGCACCGCCCCCTCAGGGAGCAGGGCCCCTGGGCCCTGAAGGCCGGCCCCCGCCCGCCCCAAAGCCGGGCGGCGGTCTCTGGGATCCAGGGGGCCTTTCCCCTCGACAGCTCTTCGgcaaatgaggaagaggaggagccgcTCTGCCTG GTGGGCGCCGGGCGCCTGAGTGTCTGGAGTTCATCCATCGACGGACAATCCTCCGGGGAGGACGTCGGCCCCGCGGACGTCTCTGAAAGCGCGCTGAACCTCAACACCAACCAGGCCGTGACCACGGGCGGTGGCAGGACGACCACGGAGAGGAAAACCGCCGTCCGCCGCTCTTTGGGAGACGGGGGAAAGGAAATCTGTGTCCCGCTGTCGGCCTCCCAGTCTGAGAGTCCTGAGGCCGACACGGACGTCTGCGCTTGCTGCGGCGCCAgcctggaggaggaagacgactgCCCCGGCGACCCAGGGGAACACCTCCATGGAAGCCCGTTTGAGGCTGCTCACGCGGGAATGGCGTGCAGCTTTGTGGAAGAGATGGAAACCAATGATATGAGGGACGGCGCAGAGGTGATGGGGAGCTGTCTGATGCCCGGCCAGCTGGCGCAGCATCATTACTGgtacccctgtgtgtgtccccctaACCCCCATGCCCTTCCACCTCTTGGTCCTCGTCATCCGACCAGAAG GTTGTGGAACAGAGCAGCAGGTCAGTGCCCATGTGGTGAGCTGGAAGGGGCTCCACGCACCATTCATGACCCTAAGGGGAACCGAGGCTATGAGCGAGCCCCCCACGACTGGCCCCCCTCTGGCCTGAGGAGCAAAGCTAAGGACAACAAACAGAAGAAAAAGAGGGGCGGAGCTCAGCACAGGAGTTATGAAG CTGGGGAAACGGTTGTTCCAAATACAGGCCATGGTCTTCCAGACCATATCGAGGCCCAGATGATCAAG GCTCTCTCCAAAACGAAAGGCCTCCTTGGGAAAGCTTCTCCAGGAATATGCCCTGGAGAGCAGACCGCCAGTACAAAGAGGCCCCGGACTCTCATTATTGCAGGGGAAGAG GGTCCACTAAAAGAAGAGGCATTCTACAATAAATATTGGCCCTGGCCTATTATTACACTTCTTCCTAATATACTTCCTAATTCAATGGGCATAACAGAGTACATGCATGCCGAGGTTTAA
- the buc gene encoding bucky ball isoform X3, whose amino-acid sequence MDYPPHSLGSLLPHHHPIVDHSRSRYRGRPPSQPYYLFQWNLNPYHRYGQALSALPCVRPHMARRPNMYPGYGTSQDIGCPADYKRGFNSHSSSPVAPGFHRGYARKMGMSADQRDPRDPLCKLVERLDRLSTKEEENGDGEEEYLPKAPPPGRGTPWYPGMGELKETGVDPQEHRPLREQGPWALKAGPRPPQSRAAVSGIQGAFPLDSSSANEEEEEPLCLVGAGRLSVWSSSIDGQSSGEDVGPADVSESALNLNTNQAVTTGGGRTTTERKTAVRRSLGDGGKEICVPLSASQSESPEADTDVCACCGASLEEEDDCPGDPGEHLHGSPFEAAHAGMACSFVEEMETNDMRDGAEVMGSCLMPGQLAQHHYWYPCVCPPNPHALPPLGPRHPTRRLWNRAAGQCPCGELEGAPRTIHDPKGNRGYERAPHDWPPSGLRSKAKDNKQKKKRGGAQHRSYEDSWGNGCSKYRPWSSRPYRGPDDQGSLQNERPPWESFSRNMPWRADRQYKEAPDSHYCRGRGSTKRRGILQ is encoded by the exons ATGGATTATCCTCCTCACTCTCTGGGTTCACttctcccccaccatcaccccatTGTTGACCACTCAAGATCACGTTACCGTGGTCGACCGCCAAGCCAACCTTATTACTTGTTCCAATGGAATTTGAATCCATACCACCGGTACGGCCAGGCTTTATCGG CTCTGCCCTGCGTGCGTCCACACATGGCCCGGCGCCCCAACATGTATCCTGGGTATGGGACGTCCCAGGACATTGGCTGCCCTGCAGACTATAAACGGGGGTTTAACTCTCACAGCTCCTCGCCTGTTGCCCCAGGTTTTCAT AGGGGCTATGCAAGGAAAATGGGAATGTCAGCGGATCAGAGGGACCCGAGGGATCCGCTCTGCAAGCTGGTTGAGCGTCTGGACAGGCTGAGcacgaaggaggaggagaatggggacggggaggaggaatACCTTCCCAAGGCTCCTCCACCTGGCCGGGGGACGCCTTGGTACCCCGGTATGGGAGAGCTGAAGGAGACAG GTGTGGACCCCCAGGAGCACCGCCCCCTCAGGGAGCAGGGCCCCTGGGCCCTGAAGGCCGGCCCCCGCCCGCCCCAAAGCCGGGCGGCGGTCTCTGGGATCCAGGGGGCCTTTCCCCTCGACAGCTCTTCGgcaaatgaggaagaggaggagccgcTCTGCCTG GTGGGCGCCGGGCGCCTGAGTGTCTGGAGTTCATCCATCGACGGACAATCCTCCGGGGAGGACGTCGGCCCCGCGGACGTCTCTGAAAGCGCGCTGAACCTCAACACCAACCAGGCCGTGACCACGGGCGGTGGCAGGACGACCACGGAGAGGAAAACCGCCGTCCGCCGCTCTTTGGGAGACGGGGGAAAGGAAATCTGTGTCCCGCTGTCGGCCTCCCAGTCTGAGAGTCCTGAGGCCGACACGGACGTCTGCGCTTGCTGCGGCGCCAgcctggaggaggaagacgactgCCCCGGCGACCCAGGGGAACACCTCCATGGAAGCCCGTTTGAGGCTGCTCACGCGGGAATGGCGTGCAGCTTTGTGGAAGAGATGGAAACCAATGATATGAGGGACGGCGCAGAGGTGATGGGGAGCTGTCTGATGCCCGGCCAGCTGGCGCAGCATCATTACTGgtacccctgtgtgtgtccccctaACCCCCATGCCCTTCCACCTCTTGGTCCTCGTCATCCGACCAGAAG GTTGTGGAACAGAGCAGCAGGTCAGTGCCCATGTGGTGAGCTGGAAGGGGCTCCACGCACCATTCATGACCCTAAGGGGAACCGAGGCTATGAGCGAGCCCCCCACGACTGGCCCCCCTCTGGCCTGAGGAGCAAAGCTAAGGACAACAAACAGAAGAAAAAGAGGGGCGGAGCTCAGCACAGGAGTTATGAAG ACAGCTGGGGAAACGGTTGTTCCAAATACAGGCCATGGTCTTCCAGACCATATCGAGGCCCAGATGATCAAG GCTCTCTCCAAAACGAAAGGCCTCCTTGGGAAAGCTTCTCCAGGAATATGCCCTGGAGAGCAGACCGCCAGTACAAAGAGGCCCCGGACTCTCATTATTGCAGGGGAAGAG GGTCCACTAAAAGAAGAGGCATTCTACAATAA
- the buc2l gene encoding uncharacterized protein buc2l: MATNHCANRPPQSSQPGLNQGTQNPHPNAATGAPNPQPQGPPHGYPGMYSSQDYQPGQPCAPHPHFPPHPFMYMPPAPHPPPMTPFSQWPSPYSYNPFSGFPGMGYGMVMPPFPPNPYLEAPLYILPQPHFQQLNYRRLIHSQFPGGSAPYQSQNRRLVSQPNAGVRETVSSEVQTEPTADASPRACSESGNGTGSTTPSDFISGKQSQVLVEHYTAAVAVAKGNQNLAKKDLGRGTVKRGQATPLSAPIGKRSCGVQEKSSCRLGSDGETWSMCAANAMNPVCSSSDREDEVTTKERRVSFPDVLMTLVGGTPPVATPEVSDAPLPERGDQEVGLAKEIRCDSRTTKSKNLEDDIVLSHKEREDMAKIIGSPFYFREDHATTLNTLNDSAVLVDSIVADIHSRNGMSQNTPIESADQSQKVPDNELVLDEYEESALHEDAMQDPFSGHFQFKRKMDESVWSVESLAPYVPSQGWMMQNGLLDPEVIIEEILEDVQKRAPTTQSCNPTVHPRDRSLSRRFSLSANAFPVYIPPDTWSAEHHNLIHSNAYPPTTQRDEDTSVPAETLDPQTCGTGVPTPSSKEAQLQRDQGIDPSNAHASLLDETSQAVEEGGDMDESSEAVRSPTQKPCRVTERAENSPCSSKQVEAPLSNTRTENESPSSRQIREQELNGRVETNSAKNEQLAVEIPKNAVSPAKSDCGSQCSLLQHLTCTCNCHQEAETIQASSETAERKWKQTKKNRPNCRRNRQKKYQKGTWMGDGMP; the protein is encoded by the exons atggcAACAAACCATTGTGctaacagaccaccgcagtcgTCACAACCTGGACTAAACCAAGGAACCCAAAACCCTCACCCCAACGCTGCAACCGGTGCCCCAAACCCCCAACCACAGGGGCCCCCACATGGGTATCCAGGAATGTACTCGAGTCAGGACTATCAGCCAGGACAGCCATGCGCTCCTCATCCTCATTTCCCTCCCCACCCATTCATGTACATGCCACCCGCACCTCATCCTCCACCTATGACTCCATTCTCCCAGTGGCCCTCGCCTTATTCATACAACCCCTTCTCAGGATTCCCTGGAATGG gCTATGGTATGGTCATGCCCCCATTCCCcccaaacccttacctggaaGCTCCACTCTACATTCTTCCTCAACCTCACTTCCAACAGCTCAACTACCGGCGCTTGATCCATTCGCAGTTCCCTGGGGGCAGTGCACCCTACCAGAGCCAGAACCGCAGATTGGTGTCCCAACCGAATGCTGGTGTGAGGGAGACTGTAAGCTCTGAGGTCCAGACGGAACCGACCGCTGACGCAAGTCCCCGCGCTTGCTCAGAGTCTGGAAATGGGACAGGCAGTACTACCCCTTCAGACTTTATCAGTGGGAAGCAAAGTCAAGTTTTGGTGGAGCACTATACCGCGGCTGTTGCCGTTGCTAAAGGTAACCAAAACCTTGCGAAGAAGGACTTGGGTAGGGGCACCGTCAAACGTGGCCAAGCGACACCTTTATCAGCACCAATAGGGAAAAGAAGCTGTGGTGTTCAGGAAAAGTCGTCTTGTAGGCTTGGCAGTGATGGTGAAACGTGGTCGATGTGCGCTGCGAATGCTATGAATCCTGTATGTAGCTCTTCAGACCGAGAGGACGAAGTCACCACCAAGGAACGGCGCGTCTCTTTTCCTGATGTATTGATGACCTTGGTGGGTGGGACACCACCAGTGGCGACTCCTGAAGTCTCAGACGCACCACTGCCCGAGAGAGGGGATCAGGAGGTTGGGCTTGCTAAGGAAATAAGATGCGACAGCCGGACAACGAAGAGCAAAAACTTGGAGGATGATATTGTTTTAAGCCATAAGGAAAGGGAGGACATGGCAAAGATAATTGGATCACCTTTCTACTTCAGGGAGGATCACGCTACGACTCTCAATACATTGAATGATTCAGCAGTGCTGGTTGACTCTATTGTGGCTGACATCCACTCCAGAAATGGCATGTCACAGAATACACCCATAGAATCAGCAGACCAATCCCAGAAAGTTCCTGACAATGAACTGGTGCTGGATGAATATGAAGAGTCTGCTCTACATGAAGATGCAATGCAGGATCCATTCTCGGGTCATTTCCAGTTCAAAAGAAAAATGGATGAATCAGTTTGGTCCGTGGAATCTTTGGCTCCCTACGTTCCTTCTCAAGGCTGGATGATGCAGAATGGACTTTTAGACCCTGAGGTGATTATTGAAGAGATTTTGGAGGATGTTCAAAAGCGTGCACCAACTACACAGAGTTGTAATCCAACCGTTCATCCAAGAGATAGAAGTCTAAGTCGCAGGTTTTCATTGTCTGCTAATGCTTTCCCAGTGTATATTCCCCCAGACACTTGGTCAGCTGAACACCATAATTTGATTCACTCCAATGCATATCCCCCGACAACCCAACGGGATGAGGACACCAGTGTTCCTGCTGAAACACTTGACCCCCAGACATGTGGAACGGGAGTCCCAACTCCCTCTTCTAAAGAGGCGCAGCTTCAAAGAGATCAAGGTATTGATCCTTCAAATGCACATGCTTCGCTTCTTGACGAGACCTCCCAAGCGGTTGAAGAGGGCGGGGACATGGATGAGTCTTCTGAGGCTGTTCGAAGCCCGACCCAGAAACCCTGTAGGGTAACTGAAAGGGCAGAGAATAGTCCTTGCTCTTCCAAACAAGTAGAAGCCCCCCTCTCCAATACCCGCACTGAAAACGAAAGTCCTTCCAGTCGCCAAATCAGAGAACAGGAGCTAAATGGGAGAGTGGAAACGAATTCCGCTAAAAATGAGCAACTAGCTGTCGAAATCCCCAAAAACGCAGTTTCACCAGCAAAGTCGGACTGTGGTAGCCAGTGCTCATTACTGCAACATTTGACTTGTACATGCAACTGTCATCAAGAGGCTGAAACCATCCAGGCCTCATCTGAGACTGCAG AAAGAAAATGGAAACAAACGAAAAAGAACAGACCCAACTGTCGACGTAATCGTCAGAAGAAGTACCAGAAGGGGACTTGGATGGGAGATGGCATGCCTTGA